The Candidatus Komeilibacteria bacterium CG_4_10_14_0_2_um_filter_37_10 genome contains the following window.
TATATTTTTCTTCTTGTGTTGATTTTGGCATAGTTTTTGACATATAGCCCTAGTTTACTAGAAAGTGCAATATGTGTGTGCACATTACCTAAATTTATTGACAAATGTCGTTTTTTTTGTTATTATATGAATATTAGCAATTTATTAATTATTATTTTATTAATAAAATGGAAAAGAATATTCAATCCGTGGAAAATATAAAAATTGAACACGCTATTGATGGTGGTCATATTGAAGAGGGCGAGGTAGAAGCGTTATTTGAATTTAATTTATTACGGGAAATTAGAAGGATTAATGAAGGTAATAACGGCGTTATTGCTGAGTTAAATTTATTATCTTTACCGGAATCATTTTTAACTTTGCTGCAGGATATAAATCCGCATATAAATATTGCGGAACGAGAAAAATTAGCTACTAAAATATTAAAGATATATTCTCCTGGGAGTGGTAAGCGCGAAGCCTTAATGCATAAGTATGCTTATGATTTAATAAATAGCCAAGAGAATAAGGAAGATTTTGTACGGATACCAGAATTATTACTACACAAAGAAATTACCTTACACAACCCAGAGGTAAAAAGCATGTTGGAAGCGAATAATATTAACACCAATTTGAATAAGGTGGATATTTTAATTATGGATTTAATTGATGGTTATGACTTAATTACGTATTTATATAAAATAATTATTAAGAATCACTCTGAGCTGGTGCATCTAAAACAAGAACTAACGACTGATGGTGATCAATTGCATTGGGATGATATTAAAGATGCTGTGGCCTCAGTTTTTAATTTCCATGTACCTGGTGGTAAAGCAACTGACGAGGGTGCCCGTAATTACGAAATGATCAAAGTGTATAACGATAATCGAAGAAGGATTATTGATTATTTACAAAAATTACCAAACAATCCGATTTTACCACAGCCTATTTGGCAACGTCTCAAAAACACCTTGAATTTATTTGAAAAAAACGGTTTTCGACACAATGATCAACATGAAAGAAATATTATGGTAAGTAATGATCAGCAGGGGGCTATTGATGATATTTATTTAATTGATTTTGGTTCCGCCTGGCAACGAGATATGATGCACGATGACCAGACAGCAAATCTTTTTGTTAATCTTGACGAAGAACACGTGCCGGAAAATGAGCTTTATAATCGTTATGTTTGTTTAACCAGATCAAAAGAAGAACAACGATCCTTAAAAACCGAACAGCGGATAACGGTTTGGGAAAAAACATTTCAAGTAATGAAAAAAAATCTTCGTTATCAAGAAGTAATGCTGGCACTGGAAGAAAAGATAAAGAGTGATAGTTTAGATGAAGAAACCCTCACTAATCTGAGTAGAAAATTAACCGTCAGCACTGATAATTTTTGTGAGATAGTATTACCAGTCCTTTGGCACGTAGCTCAGGATTATGATAAGAATCTAGTTAGTAACTATGTTACTAGTATTATGAGTAAAGAAAATAAGCAGCATGTTTTGAATGAGTTAATTGTTTTTAAGAATTTGTTGAATTAATCCGGCTTTTATTTAAAGGAAAGACCGTTCAGGGGAACGGTCTTTTTATTGAAGGTATTTATAGGCAATCTTTTTAATCTTGCCTTTGGGATCGATGACTTTAACACAGTCTGTTAAAAACTCGATTTTAGTATAATCACGAGCTGTTAACGTGTCGATTAACGCCTTCTTTGTTTTATCGGTAATAAGTTGTATTTTGAGGTTTTTTTTCATTTTACAACCTTTATGTTATGAACGAATCTGTTAGCTTATCAGGGGTTATTGATTTTGTCAATACTATTCAGTCTTATCAAATACTTCCTCTACTGAAGTGATGCCCTGAGAGGCTTTTAGTAGACCGTCCTGGACCATGGTTACCATACCAATATCAACAGCAATTTTTTGGGCATCATATTCCGATACCTTACCAGATAAAATCATTTGCTCTACCTTTTCATTCATCGTCATAATCTCATAAACGCCAATTCTGCCCTTATAGCCGTGATTACATTTAGCACAACCCTTAGGTCGATAAAATTTCAGCTGATCTATTTGCTCTCTAGTCAAAGTATCACCTGAGGCCGGAGAAATTTCCTCTAATAATTTATTAATCCGCGCTAGTACTTCTGGTTCTGGTATATACTCTTCACGACAATGAGGGCACAATTTTCTGATCAGTCTTTGTCCCATGACGGCATTGATCGCTGGCGCTAGTAGAAATGGCTTAACACCCATAGCAAGAAAGCGGGGGATGGCACCGGCGGCACTATTGGTATGAATGGTAGAAATCATTAAGTGGCCAGTGAGGGCGGCGTTGATAGCTGTTTCGGCAGTTTCCAGATCACGAATTTCGCCTACCATAACAATATCAGGATCTTGACGTAAGATCGAGCGCAAACCAGCAGCAAAATTATAGCCACGCCGTGGGTCTACTTGACTCTGGTTAATACCAGATAGTTTGTATTCAATAGGATCTTCCAAAGTAATTATTTTAGTAGCGTCATTGTTTAATTTGTTGAGAATAGCATAAAGAGTGGTCGTCTTACCAGAACCGGTTGGACCAGTGGTGATGATCATGCCATTAGGTCTTTTAATATTGAATTCCAAATCTTTAAAAGAGCGCCCGCGCAAACCAAGATCTTCAAATTGTAGTCCTACGGATGACGATTTAAGTAGTCGCATGACGATCGATTCACCATAAGAAGTCGGCATCGTAGAAACACGAACGTCAATCTTATCTTTAGCTAAGAAAATAGTAAAACGTCCGTCTTGTGGTACATTATTTAAATTGATTTTTAAATCAGACAGTAATTTAATGCGGGAACTGACTTTAGGAAAAAGCTCTTTGGGTATAGTAGCGACGGTTGCTAGTTCGCCATCAATACGCAGTCGCAGTTTGGCATTTTTTTCTTCCGCCTCCAAATGTATATCAGAAGTGTCAAACTTTAGTGCACTGGCAATAATCAGTGTTACCAATTCGGTAACTTTTACCTGTGCGATCACTTTTTGCAAATCCTCTTTATTATCAAACTGTTTTTGTAGTTTTTGCAAATCCTCTTCCGAAATATTGACGCCCGAATCTTGCTTCATAACTCGCGGAACATTATCGTAAGCTTTCAGGGCAACTTTCATGCTAATCTCTGAGATGTTCAGAATTTTATAATGAGCCCGAACCTTCTCAGCGATACTTTGGCAGAATTCTTGAGTTGCTGGTAGCTCTGGGTGAATAGCGCCAAATCTAATTTCTTCACCGGAGTAGAAAAAACAAACTATATTTTTTTCTTCGGCATCTTTTTTGGGAATCAAAGCTAGAGCATCAGTAGAAACAGGGTAGCCCTTGAGATTCATATAGTTAAATCCTTTGCTGCGCGCTAAAGCCTCGGTATTTTTTTCTACCGACCCCTCTTCAATCGCTCGGAGCTTAGCATCCAATATCTCTTTATTTTCATCAGTTGTGACAGTTATTTTGATTTTTTGATCATCGTCCATGATTGGGTCTATTAGTTTATAATAATTAAGGCACGCTCAAGAAAAACAGGGGCGTGCCAGGAAAACCGTAGATTTATTATTATTTTTTTAGTAGTTTGCTAGCTAGCCAACGAATAATTTTAGGTAACGCCTTTCCCGTTTCTAAACGTAAGAAAAGCATGGTCCAGGCAGTATTTTGCCAAGTACTAAATACGGCACCCGCAAAGATAAAAATGATAATAACGATCGTTAGGCAAATACCGATGATAATGCCCAGAGCAGAGCTGGAGTAGGAAGCCATACCAATTAACATCAGTGGTGACACAATCAGAAGAGCTAGAAGCGAAACAACAAAGACTAGGCATAAGTTAATAATCAAGACAAAAAAAGCCATTTCAATACTGATCAGCCAATTAGCAACGAACAGTCGCCAGCCATTAACGAACGCTGGCCACATCTTTTGTTTTTGGATGATTAAATAAGCAACAGCGTATTTACTGACAAAACCGATAATAATAGAAATTGGCACGAAGACGATCAGTGTTATGAAGGCCAATATTACACCACCACTGCTTTTATTAACTAGTAGCGTGGAGATCAGGGGTGTGACAAAAAGTGTTAGCACGATAAAGATCAATGCTTTGCTCAGAACATTAATACCAACTACTGACCAGAAATGATTTGCGCCCTCAATAAAACAATTTTTTAACGTTATTTTTTTACCAGTATCATCGTTTTCAACTGCTTTGATAATGCCAGCTTGCGAGATAAAGGCTAAGCCAAAAATAATAAAAACTATTAAAATGAAAAATAGGAAGATCAAAAATACCGCCAGCGAATTCACCAAGGGCATCTGCCACCAGTTATAAAGTGCCTGGCTATAAAGATTAATATAATAGATGACTGATTCGTAAGTATTGGGATTATTTTTTAGTCGATCAAATTGGGTAAATAAATTTTGATACTCAGCAGCGTTACCGAGGAGTGATAAAAAAAGACCAAGGAGCCATAAAGATTTATATTTCTTAGTGAATGACCAAGCCTTGGTTAATATTGTACGATAAAGTGAGTTCATATTTTTCCCCCTATTATTAACTAAATAAATTAAGGTGAGTAAAATGAATTTACCCACCTTAATTATAACACAAAATTAGTTTTAGACGAAAAGTGTATTAAACTCTTCTTTTTCGATAGTTTCTTTAGCTAAGAGCGTTTGTGCAATATTTTCTAATTGCCGGTGGTGTTCGATGATCAATTTTTTGGCGGTTTGTTGGCAGTCGTTGATAATATTAGACACCTCGTGATCAATGCGCTCAGCGGTTTTTTCACTGTAATCACGGCGTTCGTGAATCTCATTACCAAGAAATATCATTTCTTCGCGTTGGCCAAAAGTGCGGGGACCCAACTCTTTGTTCATGCCGTATTGCGTTACCAGATCCAAAGCTATTTTGGTGGCTCTTTTGAGATCATTGCTGGCACCTGTTGTAACTTCGTGAAAGATCTCTTGTTCAGCAGTACGACCGGCTAATAAGACGGCGATTTCAGCGATAAAATGAGAGTAAGAATTAAGATAACGATCCTCATCCGGCAGTTTCATGGTATAGCCTGCCGCGCGACCGCGAGAAATAATAGATACTTTGTGCACCGGGTCAGCTTCAGGAATTAAATGAGCTACTAAGGCATGACCAGCTTCATGATAAGCAGTAATCTTTTTTTCGGAGTCGGATAAAATATGACTCTTGCGTTGTGGCCCGATAGTAACTTTTTCCAAAGCCTCTAATAAATCCTCATTTAAAATAATTTTACGATTTTCGCGACCGGCCAGAATGGCAGCTTCGTTTAAAATATTAGCCAAGTCAGCGCCAGCTAAGCCAGGTGTTCTTTGGGCAATAGTTTTTAATACTATTTCTGGTGCCAGTGGTTTATTCAGAGAATGGATTTTAAGAATGGCTTCACGCTCTTTGATGTCTGGTAAATCAATGATTACTTGACGGTCAAAGCGACCCGGGCGGAGCAGTGCAGGATCTAAGACATCGGGACGGTTGGTGGCGGCCATGACAATAATATTAGTATTTTGTTCAAAGCCATCCATTTCCACCAAAATTTGGTTCAGTGTTTGTTCGCGTTCATCGTGTGAGCCACCAAGTCCAGTACCGCGACGGCGACCAACAGCATCTATTTCATCAATAAAGACGATACATGGCGCCATCTTTTTAGCTTTTTTAAAAAGATCGCGAACACGAGACGCGCCGACGCCGACAAACATTTCGACAAATTCCGATCCCGAGATGTGAAAGAAAGGTACCTTGGCCTCACCGGCTACAGCGCGGGCTAAAAGTGTTTTACCAGTACCAGGTGAACCGAGCAATAGAATGCCTTTTGGTATTTTTGCCCCAAGGAGAATAAATTTATTAGCATTACGTAAAAATTCAACCACTTCACCCAATTCTTGTTTAGCTTCTTGAGCGCCAGCAACATCATTGAAAGTTACTTTGTTTTTTCCTAAGGGGTTAATTTTAGCTCCCGCTTGACCAAAGGACATGGCTCGATTGTTAGCGCCTTGTACTTGGCGGAGCATAAAGAAAATAAATAAACCAATTAATAAAACCGGTAAAACAAAAGGCACAACTATTGTCAGCCAAATACTATCATTTTGATCGGTTGTTACCGTAAGGTTTATTTTATTAATTTTATCAGCGTTGACATTATAGTTTTTCAGAGTATTGGTTAGTGATTCAGCACTTTCTTTGCGCGCTGTTTTTTCACTACCATCAGCTAGTTTAACGAGCAAATCATCACGATTAACAGTAATACTATTAACCTTTTCCTCGTTGATGTAATTAATTAACTGGTTTAGTGATATCGCTTCTTTGGTGTCAGCTTTTTGATTGTAGAGACTTAAGAGACTAGCCACCACCAGCAATACCAAAAAGAATATTAAGAAATTCTTGGTAATATTATTTTGTTTCATATATTAGTAGTTAAATTATTATTTAACCTCTTCTATTTTTGGCTCCACGGTTGTTACTTCCTCAGTTTTTGGCTCTTCAGTCTTTGGTTCTTCCGCAGTTGTTTCTTCTACTTTTGGTTCCTCGGTTGGCGTATCTTCCTTGGCAGCTTTTTTGGTTGGCGTTTTTTTCTTAGTCGCTTTTTTTTGTGAACCAATTAAAGACAAACCAAGACGGTGATTTTTTGATTCAATAGAAATAATTTCAAAATCATAAGTCTCACCAACTTGGACAACTTCTTTAGGATCCTCAATGTCATTAACCGATAGCTCGGAAATATGCACTAGGCCATGAATGTCAGTGTCTAGCTCCACAAAGGCGCCAAAGGGATTGATTTTTAGCACTTTGGCTTTTACCTTTTGGCCGGTTTTGTATTTAGTATCAACATCATGCCAAGGATCATTTTGTAATTTTTTGATGGATAAAGATATTTTGGTATCTTCAATGGCGATGATCGCTGCTTTGATTTTGTCACCAATGCGAATCACTTCACGAGGGTCGTCAATTCTTTGCCAAGCTAGTTCGGAAATATGAACTAAGCCTTCCAGATTGTCACCAAACTCCACAAAAGCACCAAAGTCAACAACGCCAGTAACGACTCCTTCAACCAGGTCACCAACTTTATATTTGGACATCGCGGCGCTTTGCTTTTCTTCCCAAGCAGCTTTTTCCGAGACGATAAGTTTTTCATCGGCCTCATTGACGTCAATGACTTTACTCTTAATTTCTTTACCAATGAATTCTTTGAGGTGTGATAATATTTTATTTTTGTCACCACCCTCAACGCGAGGATAATTTTCTGTTGTTAGCTGTGATACTGGTAAGAAACCAATAACATTACCAACCTTGATCATCAAACCGCCTTTATTGGCGTCAATAACTTTAGCCATGACGATTTCGCCAGACTTCATTAATAGCTCCAGTCTTTCCCAAGCCTTTTTGTGACCGGCAAAACGGAAAGAAAGTTCGATTAAGCCATTTTCATTTTCTAGTTCAATTACAGTGGCGGCTACCAAGTCGCCTAATTTGACATTATTTAACTCACCGGATTCGTCCCAAATTTCTTTACCACGAACCACACCAGTGGTTAAATTATTGATATCTAAATGAATTTCATTTTTACCGAGACTAATGACCGTTCCTTCTACCAAGTCTCCGATCTGTGGAATTTTGATAGCATCTTTTTCCTGTTCTAGGAGGAGGGCCATTTTAGAAGTTGATTTTTTGTTTTCGTCTACTATTGTTTTTTTTGTCATAATAATGTTTAAATTAACCCAAAATACCATTTTAGGCATCGTCCTTGGGACGAAGTGATTAGTTAAAAAAAGCCAACTAAGCTTACAATATTTATCTAATTTTGGCAAGAGTTTGTGATTCAACTCCCGGAGTTGCCATCTCCGGGAGTTGAATCTTGCCTTAGTCTTGACGAAAATATAATTTTATGTATAAATATAGGTAGTTCTTTAAATTATTTAATCACCAAACGCGAAAGGACGGTGTGTAGTGAAAACTATGAGCCGAACATTATCCGTGCATAAGGAACATGAATTTTTACTGGCTATGGAAAAAGCTGGTTTAAACGACGCCTTGGCACAAAAGGTAATTGCTAGTAAAAGCAATGAAATAGCCCAGCAATTTATCGCATTGGGGCATGATCAAGCTGAGTTGATTCTATTT
Protein-coding sequences here:
- a CDS encoding 30S ribosomal protein S1, with amino-acid sequence MPKMVFWVNLNIIMTKKTIVDENKKSTSKMALLLEQEKDAIKIPQIGDLVEGTVISLGKNEIHLDINNLTTGVVRGKEIWDESGELNNVKLGDLVAATVIELENENGLIELSFRFAGHKKAWERLELLMKSGEIVMAKVIDANKGGLMIKVGNVIGFLPVSQLTTENYPRVEGGDKNKILSHLKEFIGKEIKSKVIDVNEADEKLIVSEKAAWEEKQSAAMSKYKVGDLVEGVVTGVVDFGAFVEFGDNLEGLVHISELAWQRIDDPREVIRIGDKIKAAIIAIEDTKISLSIKKLQNDPWHDVDTKYKTGQKVKAKVLKINPFGAFVELDTDIHGLVHISELSVNDIEDPKEVVQVGETYDFEIISIESKNHRLGLSLIGSQKKATKKKTPTKKAAKEDTPTEEPKVEETTAEEPKTEEPKTEEVTTVEPKIEEVK
- a CDS encoding cell division protein FtsH, producing MKQNNITKNFLIFFLVLLVVASLLSLYNQKADTKEAISLNQLINYINEEKVNSITVNRDDLLVKLADGSEKTARKESAESLTNTLKNYNVNADKINKINLTVTTDQNDSIWLTIVVPFVLPVLLIGLFIFFMLRQVQGANNRAMSFGQAGAKINPLGKNKVTFNDVAGAQEAKQELGEVVEFLRNANKFILLGAKIPKGILLLGSPGTGKTLLARAVAGEAKVPFFHISGSEFVEMFVGVGASRVRDLFKKAKKMAPCIVFIDEIDAVGRRRGTGLGGSHDEREQTLNQILVEMDGFEQNTNIIVMAATNRPDVLDPALLRPGRFDRQVIIDLPDIKEREAILKIHSLNKPLAPEIVLKTIAQRTPGLAGADLANILNEAAILAGRENRKIILNEDLLEALEKVTIGPQRKSHILSDSEKKITAYHEAGHALVAHLIPEADPVHKVSIISRGRAAGYTMKLPDEDRYLNSYSHFIAEIAVLLAGRTAEQEIFHEVTTGASNDLKRATKIALDLVTQYGMNKELGPRTFGQREEMIFLGNEIHERRDYSEKTAERIDHEVSNIINDCQQTAKKLIIEHHRQLENIAQTLLAKETIEKEEFNTLFV
- a CDS encoding type II secretion system protein GspE, whose translation is MDDDQKIKITVTTDENKEILDAKLRAIEEGSVEKNTEALARSKGFNYMNLKGYPVSTDALALIPKKDAEEKNIVCFFYSGEEIRFGAIHPELPATQEFCQSIAEKVRAHYKILNISEISMKVALKAYDNVPRVMKQDSGVNISEEDLQKLQKQFDNKEDLQKVIAQVKVTELVTLIIASALKFDTSDIHLEAEEKNAKLRLRIDGELATVATIPKELFPKVSSRIKLLSDLKINLNNVPQDGRFTIFLAKDKIDVRVSTMPTSYGESIVMRLLKSSSVGLQFEDLGLRGRSFKDLEFNIKRPNGMIITTGPTGSGKTTTLYAILNKLNNDATKIITLEDPIEYKLSGINQSQVDPRRGYNFAAGLRSILRQDPDIVMVGEIRDLETAETAINAALTGHLMISTIHTNSAAGAIPRFLAMGVKPFLLAPAINAVMGQRLIRKLCPHCREEYIPEPEVLARINKLLEEISPASGDTLTREQIDQLKFYRPKGCAKCNHGYKGRIGVYEIMTMNEKVEQMILSGKVSEYDAQKIAVDIGMVTMVQDGLLKASQGITSVEEVFDKTE